In one Candidatus Planktophila vernalis genomic region, the following are encoded:
- a CDS encoding O-antigen ligase family protein encodes MLDQSIRELLTKIILAGLILIPISILPYSAIDPINTPQLAVLVVVAFVIFGILIAARSSIEFSSFRVTLGLLSVFNLDLLMVFIFSKANLGLQFYGTFGRNTGLLTYISLSVILFSAALVSNEESLIKFNKMFYLVGLIATIYGVIQFLGLDPVPWDNIFSPVIGFLGNPNFQSALLGICGVIVFTSMFNTGTGKAKISAGIFLLALVFTIYQTNSKQGLLNLLAGVAIVIWIYIKEIGQKKFTHLVTVFMLFFGSLVALGVFNYGPLGDVLYKRSVSARIFYWEAGLKMTLEHPLWGVGLDNYGDWFRRARTSRAATEFGPDSVSDVAHNVLLDFSSNGGLLLLGIYVSLMAFTTLSIIRVIMRQNKFNSSHSALVGAWVSYQVQSFISINQLALVFIGWVLSGLLIGYEISTRNKSKEAQKNESGKTKSKNVLQPKYVLIVFITGTLGFLVGSQPMISSIKFRSALESGQVDRIANSAKLIPLEPFRIYQVASVLKNNKFDKEALDVLEVGLKNFPDSYILWRLLSEFPEVPDAQTAEIKAKMRELDPKNKQI; translated from the coding sequence GTGCTCGACCAAAGTATCCGGGAATTACTCACAAAGATAATACTTGCAGGCCTAATCTTAATTCCAATCTCAATTCTCCCATATTCGGCTATTGATCCAATTAATACCCCGCAACTCGCTGTTTTGGTAGTAGTAGCTTTTGTTATTTTCGGAATTCTGATTGCGGCAAGAAGCTCAATCGAATTCTCAAGCTTCAGGGTAACCTTAGGTTTATTGTCAGTATTCAACCTAGATTTACTTATGGTTTTTATCTTTTCAAAAGCCAATTTAGGATTACAATTTTATGGAACCTTTGGAAGAAACACTGGGCTTCTGACATATATTTCACTCTCAGTCATTCTTTTTTCTGCGGCACTGGTTAGTAATGAAGAGTCATTGATCAAATTTAACAAGATGTTCTATTTGGTTGGCCTGATTGCAACAATCTATGGAGTTATTCAGTTTCTCGGTTTAGATCCAGTTCCGTGGGATAATATCTTCAGCCCTGTAATTGGCTTTCTTGGGAATCCAAATTTTCAATCAGCATTGCTAGGCATTTGTGGCGTAATAGTCTTTACTAGCATGTTTAATACCGGTACCGGCAAGGCGAAAATATCCGCAGGAATCTTCTTGTTGGCCTTAGTCTTTACAATTTATCAGACCAACTCCAAACAAGGGCTCCTGAATCTTTTGGCGGGAGTTGCAATCGTAATTTGGATTTACATTAAAGAAATAGGACAAAAGAAGTTTACCCACCTTGTCACAGTATTTATGCTTTTCTTTGGGTCTCTTGTTGCGTTGGGGGTATTTAATTACGGTCCGCTAGGCGATGTTTTATACAAACGCTCAGTTTCAGCCCGAATTTTTTACTGGGAAGCTGGCTTGAAAATGACATTAGAGCATCCATTATGGGGTGTTGGTTTGGATAATTATGGAGATTGGTTCAGGCGTGCGCGTACTTCTCGAGCAGCAACTGAGTTTGGTCCTGATAGCGTCTCAGATGTTGCACACAATGTCCTTCTTGACTTTTCATCGAATGGAGGGCTGCTACTTTTAGGTATTTATGTTAGTTTGATGGCTTTTACTACCTTGTCAATTATTCGAGTAATTATGCGTCAAAATAAATTCAATTCAAGTCATTCGGCATTAGTAGGCGCGTGGGTTTCCTATCAAGTTCAAAGCTTTATTAGCATAAACCAACTCGCCCTAGTTTTTATCGGCTGGGTTTTATCAGGGCTTTTGATCGGTTATGAAATTTCAACCAGGAATAAGTCTAAAGAAGCTCAGAAGAACGAGTCTGGTAAGACAAAGAGCAAGAATGTATTACAACCCAAATATGTTTTAATTGTATTCATCACTGGAACATTAGGTTTCTTGGTTGGATCACAACCTATGATTTCATCAATAAAATTTAGGTCAGCACTTGAGAGCGGTCAAGTTGATAGGATTGCGAATTCTGCGAAATTGATTCCTTTAGAACCATTCAGAATATATCAAGTTGCATCAGTCCTTAAAAACAATAAATTCGATAAAGAGGCATTAGATGTGCTTGAGGTTGGCTTGAAAAACTTCCCAGATAGTTACATTCTTTGGCGATTACTAAGTGAGTTTCCGGAGGTGCCAGATGCTCAAACTGCTGAGATTAAGGCAAAAATGAGAGAACTAGATCCGAAAAACAAGCAAATATAG
- a CDS encoding beta strand repeat-containing protein produces MSTKTTFKRIALVTVAALGFGMLSSVSASAAAPTAVTVGTIPTAQVGVVNTAPITITLPSGATTADTYAISVRVTSAPAGSAYRSINASGLNAGVAATGNTVKAKITIDVATGNGGVLTGDGVDLADGLTVSAMFSPSTAQVAATSLAASFKINVTPDVAGSYTVLVSTQEDANGAHENEEYTAGDANVSYTFTTAAAAATVTLAQVAPTGNGIATATKANGMIFKATIKDSTGTVSQLGANESIRVYASSATGTVTMDAIRSAAAGNTLTTQTTTSEYTLTNADFTNGVAYLKFTNTVAETAVITAVGTGLLSSTVTGTLSLTTKTASTVAATGVFTDSTTQAAAITAGTGGHTAVTGTYASAASRTATSHSYKVTLGTAATLAGDFVLGAVVDTSGKISGLVGATYGYAIATAAVGTATTGGTAAVSITATLSTAGNSFSVTVAGGTLTVTSATSAVTAITAQSPTATTVRQADGASTAMTLRVEDQFGAPVASSVVTVATTGRNASTTSTTVVSDASGYITYTRTDAGTSASVNKQDVVTFTHTPTTGSAVTKTMTVIYGSTAVSTIACTSGAELDTATSVTYRDISSGDGAEEGAASLCTVTIKDANGAIMVGVPVTVTTASAGAAVVSTSATLYTDAAGTVAPEVYAWTSGAKTFTVTAGTVTSTETVNYRQADAAEVRSISVVADGNRHLVTAKDRFGNVVPNVRIYGTRTGNGLFGGGAPTANAITAAPVVVDSTTGVAEFIFNAGSADSVVKYQVASAADTPSATYGYTDALAGNVDGGTAPDALTATVAGTALVAEEGVGASFSAAGVNSVTAAIAAGTDTGQTATDAAAEATDAANAATDAANAAAEAADAATAAAQDAADAVAALSAQVASLISGLKSQLTALTNLVIKIQKKVKA; encoded by the coding sequence ATGTCTACAAAGACAACTTTCAAGCGCATCGCGCTTGTGACTGTTGCGGCTTTGGGCTTTGGAATGCTTTCTTCAGTATCTGCGAGCGCAGCCGCTCCAACAGCAGTTACTGTGGGAACAATTCCTACGGCACAGGTGGGTGTTGTTAATACAGCTCCAATCACCATCACATTGCCAAGCGGAGCGACAACAGCAGACACTTACGCGATCAGCGTTCGTGTTACATCTGCGCCAGCTGGTTCTGCATACCGCAGCATCAACGCATCTGGTCTTAACGCAGGTGTTGCTGCGACAGGAAACACTGTCAAGGCAAAGATCACTATCGATGTCGCAACCGGCAATGGTGGCGTATTGACTGGCGATGGAGTAGATCTTGCTGATGGCCTAACTGTCTCAGCTATGTTCTCACCATCAACAGCTCAGGTTGCTGCAACATCACTTGCAGCATCGTTTAAAATCAACGTAACTCCAGATGTTGCTGGTTCATACACTGTTCTTGTCTCAACACAAGAAGATGCTAATGGAGCTCATGAAAATGAGGAGTACACAGCTGGCGATGCGAATGTTTCATATACATTCACAACAGCAGCTGCAGCCGCAACTGTAACTCTTGCACAGGTAGCACCTACTGGAAACGGTATTGCTACAGCAACTAAGGCAAACGGTATGATCTTTAAGGCAACAATTAAGGATTCAACTGGAACTGTGTCTCAGTTAGGTGCAAACGAGTCAATTCGTGTCTACGCATCATCAGCGACTGGAACAGTGACAATGGATGCAATCCGTTCAGCTGCTGCCGGAAACACTTTGACAACTCAGACAACAACATCTGAGTACACACTGACAAATGCAGACTTCACCAATGGTGTTGCGTATTTGAAGTTTACAAACACCGTGGCTGAAACAGCAGTAATTACTGCAGTTGGAACAGGTCTACTATCTTCAACAGTAACAGGAACGCTTTCTTTGACAACAAAGACAGCATCAACTGTAGCTGCAACAGGTGTATTCACTGACTCAACTACTCAGGCTGCAGCAATTACAGCTGGTACAGGTGGTCACACAGCTGTTACAGGTACATATGCATCAGCTGCATCACGTACAGCAACTTCACACTCATACAAGGTAACTCTTGGAACTGCAGCAACACTCGCAGGTGACTTTGTTCTCGGAGCAGTAGTTGATACTTCAGGCAAGATCTCTGGTCTTGTTGGCGCAACCTACGGTTACGCGATTGCTACAGCAGCAGTAGGTACCGCCACAACTGGTGGAACCGCAGCTGTTTCAATCACTGCAACTCTTTCAACTGCAGGAAACAGTTTCTCTGTTACTGTAGCGGGCGGAACATTGACTGTTACATCTGCAACATCTGCAGTGACAGCAATCACAGCGCAATCACCTACAGCGACAACAGTTCGCCAGGCTGATGGCGCAAGCACAGCTATGACACTACGTGTTGAAGATCAATTTGGTGCTCCAGTGGCTTCATCAGTTGTGACAGTTGCAACTACAGGCCGCAATGCATCAACAACATCTACTACAGTTGTTTCAGATGCAAGTGGTTACATCACGTATACACGTACAGATGCAGGTACTTCAGCATCTGTTAACAAGCAGGATGTTGTAACTTTCACACACACACCTACAACTGGTTCTGCTGTAACAAAGACGATGACTGTTATCTACGGCTCAACAGCAGTATCTACAATCGCTTGTACTTCAGGTGCAGAGCTAGATACAGCAACATCAGTTACATACCGTGATATCTCATCAGGTGACGGTGCTGAAGAAGGCGCTGCTTCACTATGTACAGTAACTATCAAGGACGCTAACGGAGCAATCATGGTTGGCGTACCAGTTACAGTTACAACAGCCTCTGCAGGAGCAGCAGTTGTTTCAACATCTGCAACTCTTTACACAGATGCAGCTGGAACTGTTGCACCTGAGGTCTATGCTTGGACTTCAGGAGCTAAGACATTCACAGTTACTGCTGGAACAGTTACTTCAACTGAGACAGTTAACTACCGTCAAGCGGACGCAGCTGAGGTTCGTTCAATCTCTGTAGTTGCAGACGGAAACCGTCATCTCGTAACTGCTAAGGATCGCTTCGGAAACGTTGTTCCTAATGTTCGTATCTACGGTACACGCACAGGTAACGGCCTATTCGGTGGCGGAGCTCCTACAGCTAACGCAATTACAGCAGCGCCAGTTGTGGTTGATTCAACTACAGGTGTTGCTGAGTTCATCTTCAACGCAGGATCAGCTGATTCTGTTGTGAAGTACCAGGTAGCCTCAGCTGCAGATACACCATCTGCAACATACGGTTACACAGATGCTCTAGCAGGTAACGTTGATGGTGGAACAGCACCTGATGCATTGACTGCAACAGTAGCTGGAACTGCACTAGTAGCTGAAGAGGGCGTTGGTGCTTCATTCTCAGCAGCTGGTGTCAACTCAGTAACTGCAGCAATTGCAGCAGGTACTGACACAGGTCAAACAGCAACTGATGCAGCAGCAGAAGCAACTGATGCAGCAAATGCAGCAACTGATGCAGCGAATGCTGCAGCAGAAGCAGCAGATGCAGCAACAGCTGCAGCACAAGATGCTGCAGATGCAGTAGCTGCACTATCTGCTCAGGTTGCCTCACTGATCTCTGGTCTAAAGTCCCAGTTGACAGCGTTGACAAACCTAGTAATCAAGATCCAGAAGAAGGTAAAGGCGTAA
- a CDS encoding RNA polymerase sigma factor, protein MALLKSKAAKLAAMTAATRILEAAPASAQGSAADWSISQLSALYTEHRTQLVSQARRITRDEAEANEVVQEAFLKFMLAAPELDSTDRAIAYLRTSVTNLSLNIIRARGARPNLVAIDADTTQERLNEIASENHIDLDTSITAAEDAAIIREALSRLTSDQRTALVMWEMEGRTTEEIATALNTSPANVRHILVRARKSMVRVLEEWVVDDATGLTALNALSTTYKKAAQIAQKSSKAALSLLLVITAFFGFNSMTGNEGSVVSTIPSMSSVAKAPAAVSESPSTVAATKAAVAAATKKAQIAALNAKIAALSFFGLNKDGVPTGFTVTDSKSTQGVGRVTKGVTSVDSEGIVVNNQFITGSVGPNLIIDQLITVDGTGTRYSTNGINIGWVGNWNSVEIKSTDSSIDRLANGQYLITATFNLGYLNESDFVIPTGSRGYDLADAPASITTRILMNAGKTQVLAQAVQVNN, encoded by the coding sequence ATGGCACTATTAAAGTCAAAGGCAGCGAAACTAGCTGCGATGACTGCCGCCACCCGCATTCTTGAAGCTGCCCCCGCATCAGCTCAAGGCTCTGCTGCAGACTGGTCTATCTCTCAGCTCTCAGCGCTATACACAGAACACCGCACACAGCTAGTTTCACAGGCTCGCCGCATCACCCGCGATGAGGCAGAAGCCAATGAAGTAGTCCAGGAAGCATTCTTGAAGTTCATGCTTGCTGCCCCAGAGCTAGATTCAACAGATCGTGCGATTGCATACCTTCGCACCTCTGTTACAAACCTATCTCTTAACATCATCCGCGCTCGCGGAGCACGTCCTAACTTGGTTGCTATCGATGCTGACACAACCCAGGAGCGACTGAATGAGATCGCCTCTGAAAACCACATCGACCTTGATACCTCTATTACTGCAGCAGAAGATGCCGCGATTATTCGCGAAGCTCTCTCCCGCCTGACATCAGATCAGCGCACAGCGCTAGTGATGTGGGAAATGGAAGGCCGCACAACAGAGGAAATCGCAACTGCGCTTAACACAAGCCCAGCAAATGTTCGCCACATCCTTGTTCGCGCTCGCAAATCTATGGTGCGCGTTCTTGAAGAGTGGGTCGTTGATGATGCAACTGGCTTAACTGCACTTAACGCTCTTTCAACCACATACAAAAAAGCTGCTCAGATTGCCCAAAAATCATCTAAGGCCGCACTTTCTCTTCTTCTAGTTATCACAGCATTCTTTGGCTTTAACTCAATGACTGGCAATGAAGGATCTGTTGTTTCAACTATTCCTTCAATGTCATCTGTTGCCAAAGCACCAGCAGCTGTGAGTGAGTCACCATCAACTGTTGCTGCAACTAAGGCAGCCGTTGCTGCTGCCACTAAGAAGGCACAGATTGCAGCGCTGAATGCAAAGATTGCAGCGCTTTCATTTTTCGGACTGAATAAAGATGGAGTTCCAACTGGATTTACAGTCACAGACTCAAAGAGCACACAAGGTGTTGGCCGCGTAACAAAGGGTGTAACATCTGTTGACAGCGAAGGAATCGTTGTCAATAACCAGTTCATCACAGGCTCAGTTGGACCAAACCTTATTATCGATCAGCTCATCACAGTTGATGGAACCGGAACCCGTTATTCAACAAATGGCATCAACATTGGATGGGTTGGCAACTGGAACTCAGTTGAAATCAAGAGCACAGATTCCTCAATCGATCGCCTAGCCAATGGCCAGTACCTCATCACAGCCACGTTCAACCTTGGCTATCTCAACGAATCAGATTTCGTAATCCCAACAGGGTCCCGCGGCTATGACCTAGCTGATGCTCCTGCCTCGATTACCACTCGCATTCTTATGAATGCGGGAAAAACACAAGTACTAGCGCAAGCAGTGCAGGTGAACAACTAA
- a CDS encoding glycosyltransferase family 2 protein, which produces MKTLAVLIPIFNEERTISELVAQLSMLPKGTVDQYVFVDDGSTDSSVMLLNQALTEVNFPHLLLKKENGGKASSVREGAIHLTTSHVVILDSDLELATSDIARLWAVVQDGKSDFVFGYRKFLAHSSFTWRYSRGNQILSNLYGLFFNEVITDIMCGYKLIPTSSLQQLPYKYNKFGIEIEIPMNMWKNHQRAYEVEVSYKARSRAEGKSISVSDAVRVILSMVVFRLSNKRSK; this is translated from the coding sequence ATGAAGACCCTCGCCGTCTTGATCCCCATCTTTAATGAAGAGCGAACTATTTCTGAGCTTGTGGCTCAACTTTCTATGCTCCCAAAAGGCACTGTCGATCAGTATGTCTTTGTCGATGATGGAAGCACGGACAGCTCTGTGATGCTCCTAAACCAGGCGTTAACGGAGGTTAACTTCCCGCACCTGCTGCTGAAAAAGGAAAATGGCGGAAAGGCCAGCTCTGTCAGGGAAGGTGCAATCCACCTAACCACCTCACATGTTGTTATTCTCGATTCTGATCTTGAACTTGCTACTTCAGATATTGCACGGCTATGGGCGGTTGTTCAAGATGGAAAATCAGATTTTGTCTTTGGTTACCGAAAGTTTCTTGCTCATTCATCTTTCACTTGGAGATACAGCCGTGGAAATCAAATACTCTCAAATCTATATGGGTTGTTTTTCAACGAGGTAATAACCGACATCATGTGCGGCTACAAGCTCATTCCTACCAGTAGCTTGCAACAGCTTCCCTATAAGTACAATAAATTTGGTATTGAAATTGAAATCCCTATGAATATGTGGAAAAACCATCAAAGAGCTTATGAAGTAGAAGTTTCATACAAAGCGCGCTCACGAGCCGAAGGTAAATCCATTTCTGTCTCCGATGCAGTTCGAGTGATTCTCTCGATGGTTGTATTTCGGCTATCAAACAAGAGATCTAAATGA
- a CDS encoding glycosyltransferase family 61 protein, with translation MNQSALRFKLGFRRNLARLISGGSFSSTYLIRDEKPCSLSSEFLGTYSEGTSISSFDHRNGNIVGHYFNARNVYCLREAVIEPVQGLVYDLSGSLLAESTVWPLYQLYYSFPWMPKHITKVIDVGESILITSNAYGHWLAEDLGSIVHLISNYPNAKILVSKSAPKYVRDFLSIIDKDCIELEGPVRVKNLLFVSKSQDSGWMHPKDVEEIRNLPQFKAVLGFDLPTNSVYASRRNTKRSPRNEKLIELEFQKSGFEVVALEELNFMDEIKLLAETKNFAGVHGSAHVNSIFMPEGASLLDIVNENYWTELGPRITDIRRQRYFPVVFPGTPLDPVNMELIRLGIERLQSE, from the coding sequence ATGAATCAATCGGCCTTACGATTTAAACTAGGGTTTCGCAGAAATTTGGCAAGGCTAATATCGGGGGGAAGTTTTTCATCAACCTATCTCATTAGAGACGAGAAGCCTTGTTCCTTAAGTAGTGAATTCCTTGGTACTTACTCTGAAGGGACGTCAATATCATCATTTGACCATCGAAATGGGAATATTGTTGGCCACTACTTTAACGCACGAAATGTGTACTGCCTTCGCGAGGCAGTAATCGAACCTGTTCAAGGATTAGTATATGATTTAAGCGGATCACTCCTTGCAGAATCAACCGTTTGGCCTTTGTATCAACTTTACTATTCCTTCCCATGGATGCCGAAACATATAACCAAGGTAATTGATGTTGGTGAATCAATTTTGATCACATCAAATGCTTATGGTCACTGGCTTGCAGAAGATCTCGGATCGATAGTTCATTTGATATCAAATTATCCAAATGCAAAGATTCTTGTCAGCAAATCTGCACCAAAATATGTTAGAGACTTTCTTTCAATAATCGATAAAGACTGTATTGAACTTGAAGGACCCGTAAGAGTTAAGAATTTGTTGTTTGTGTCTAAGTCGCAAGACTCAGGTTGGATGCATCCGAAAGACGTAGAAGAAATTCGAAACCTTCCACAATTTAAAGCAGTTTTAGGTTTTGACTTACCAACAAATTCCGTTTATGCAAGTCGTCGCAACACGAAGAGGTCCCCAAGAAATGAGAAATTAATTGAATTGGAGTTTCAAAAGAGTGGATTCGAAGTAGTTGCTCTTGAGGAATTGAATTTTATGGATGAAATAAAGTTGCTAGCGGAAACGAAGAATTTTGCTGGCGTTCATGGTTCAGCACATGTAAATTCTATATTCATGCCAGAAGGCGCGAGTTTACTGGATATTGTGAATGAAAATTACTGGACAGAGCTAGGACCAAGAATCACAGATATTCGAAGGCAGAGATATTTTCCAGTAGTTTTTCCTGGCACACCTTTAGATCCCGTCAATATGGAATTAATCCGGCTGGGAATTGAAAGACTACAATCGGAGTAG
- a CDS encoding glycosyltransferase family 2 protein yields the protein MLPVSVQIVTFNEEDNIVDCINSILANSPREILVIDKGSTDRTVELARGLGAKVFVFPNTSKGFRHRMGYLNTSLDYIAVVDADDRIPEGWLELMLSSLQNGNYSSLGSGLRVYNRTNWITKGWNDYFQESLRPKKSTNMVGRPAIHRAEDLQALPENIQHIHCDTEGSKVFTDRGLKQGISKVISYRIVPDTMSRNILKWTNYGVGYIEFIEKFPARRLPIYFHVLVRIPIIRSLRPLLKGHFSSAYFNFQMTRHILLGMRQRSNKPDKSPLS from the coding sequence ATGCTTCCAGTATCTGTACAGATTGTTACTTTCAATGAAGAAGACAACATAGTCGATTGCATAAATTCAATTCTTGCCAATAGTCCTAGAGAAATACTCGTGATAGATAAGGGATCGACGGATAGAACCGTAGAACTTGCTCGAGGCTTAGGCGCGAAAGTATTTGTTTTTCCGAATACTTCAAAAGGATTTCGGCATCGTATGGGTTATTTGAATACAAGTCTGGATTACATCGCCGTAGTTGATGCGGATGATCGCATTCCTGAGGGTTGGCTTGAATTGATGTTATCTAGCTTGCAAAATGGGAATTATTCATCATTAGGCTCTGGTTTGCGCGTCTATAACAGAACGAATTGGATTACAAAGGGATGGAATGACTACTTTCAAGAGAGTCTTAGACCAAAGAAATCCACTAACATGGTCGGTAGGCCCGCTATTCACCGTGCAGAAGATCTTCAAGCTCTTCCGGAGAATATACAACATATACATTGCGACACGGAAGGCTCAAAGGTTTTTACGGATCGTGGTTTGAAGCAAGGAATTTCTAAAGTTATTTCATATCGAATTGTGCCGGATACTATGAGCAGAAATATTTTGAAATGGACGAATTATGGAGTGGGATACATTGAATTTATTGAGAAATTCCCAGCTCGTCGACTCCCGATTTACTTTCATGTTTTGGTGCGAATTCCAATCATCAGATCACTTAGACCACTGTTAAAAGGACACTTTTCTTCAGCCTATTTTAATTTCCAAATGACTAGACATATTCTTTTGGGAATGCGCCAAAGATCCAACAAGCCAGATAAATCACCACTCAGTTAA
- a CDS encoding L-threonylcarbamoyladenylate synthase, which yields MLDAAAHLKAGDLVAFPTETVYGLGADASNSKAVSRIYSVKGRPNDHPLIVHIASMDRMGEWASDVPEYAIALARSFWPGPMTLVVHRSRLAADFVTGGQDTVGVRVPNHPVALGLLEAFARIGGSGVAAPSANRFGKVSPTTPKAVLDELSDYLADDDLILDGGACDVGVESTIIDCTGDLPRILRPGAVTVAMIAGATGLDTIEEDMDKSDIRVSGSLDSHYAPAATVVLDQSPLAGQGFIAMSDVATPDGVVRLAAPKSDDEFGRVLYAALRAADEQGLQTVVVNQPPGEGIATAIRDRLKRASNYK from the coding sequence ATGCTCGATGCTGCTGCGCACTTAAAAGCAGGGGATTTAGTGGCCTTTCCTACTGAGACTGTTTATGGCCTTGGGGCAGATGCTTCTAATTCAAAGGCTGTTTCAAGGATTTATTCAGTCAAGGGACGACCTAACGATCATCCTTTAATCGTTCATATTGCATCTATGGATCGCATGGGTGAGTGGGCAAGTGATGTTCCTGAGTATGCAATTGCACTTGCTCGATCTTTTTGGCCAGGGCCAATGACTTTGGTGGTTCATCGCTCGCGGTTAGCTGCAGATTTTGTAACGGGAGGACAGGACACAGTCGGTGTGCGTGTTCCGAATCATCCAGTTGCATTGGGTTTGTTAGAAGCATTTGCGCGTATTGGTGGTTCGGGAGTTGCTGCTCCCAGTGCTAATCGCTTTGGAAAAGTTTCACCTACAACTCCGAAAGCCGTGTTAGATGAGTTAAGTGATTACTTGGCCGATGATGATTTGATTCTTGATGGTGGGGCGTGTGATGTCGGTGTTGAATCAACGATTATTGATTGCACTGGTGATTTGCCGAGGATCTTGCGTCCAGGTGCGGTGACTGTTGCGATGATTGCTGGGGCAACTGGGTTAGACACCATTGAAGAAGATATGGATAAATCCGATATTCGAGTCAGTGGTTCCTTAGATAGTCACTATGCGCCGGCGGCAACAGTTGTTTTGGATCAATCCCCCCTCGCAGGTCAAGGGTTTATAGCAATGTCAGATGTGGCAACACCTGATGGAGTTGTGCGATTGGCTGCGCCGAAAAGTGATGATGAGTTTGGGCGGGTTTTATATGCAGCGCTTCGTGCAGCCGATGAACAAGGGTTACAAACCGTTGTTGTGAATCAACCACCCGGAGAAGGAATAGCAACCGCGATTCGTGACCGATTAAAGCGCGCCTCGAACTATAAGTAG
- a CDS encoding SIMPL domain-containing protein, which produces MKLKLFRIIASIITVSAVAGVVALAIPANGADTTNTRYITVTGVGTISVVPDAVRFNATVSSLASTNAAALSSASKSAAAVRAALKDKGIALKDIRSANISVYPEYNWTQEAGTKITGYRASQSFDVLVRKASDAGTIIEAVVTAGGDKVQLGGVIPTTLNPAIATEEARAAAVANAKSKASSYAKLLGTSIGKVLFLEEQSSPIYSSPFPMAKAEADSAVQIDLGEQDVTVTITVRWALN; this is translated from the coding sequence ATGAAACTAAAACTATTTCGCATAATCGCATCCATTATTACCGTCTCTGCAGTGGCAGGAGTTGTTGCCCTGGCTATCCCGGCAAATGGTGCTGACACCACCAATACCCGCTACATCACTGTCACAGGCGTTGGCACAATCTCAGTTGTCCCTGATGCAGTTCGCTTTAATGCAACAGTCTCATCCCTAGCATCAACAAATGCTGCTGCACTCTCTTCAGCTAGTAAATCAGCAGCAGCTGTGCGCGCAGCGCTAAAAGATAAGGGCATTGCCCTTAAAGACATCCGCTCAGCAAACATCTCTGTCTATCCTGAATACAACTGGACACAAGAAGCTGGCACAAAGATCACCGGCTACCGTGCATCACAATCATTTGATGTTCTTGTAAGAAAAGCATCTGATGCTGGCACAATCATTGAAGCAGTCGTCACCGCAGGTGGCGACAAAGTCCAACTTGGTGGAGTTATCCCAACTACTCTCAACCCAGCGATTGCAACTGAAGAAGCACGAGCAGCTGCAGTTGCTAATGCAAAATCTAAAGCCTCTTCCTATGCAAAGCTTCTAGGAACAAGCATCGGTAAAGTCCTTTTTCTTGAAGAGCAATCTTCACCTATCTACTCATCACCATTTCCAATGGCAAAGGCCGAAGCAGACTCAGCTGTTCAGATCGATCTAGGTGAGCAAGATGTAACAGTGACAATTACTGTGCGTTGGGCGCTCAATTAA